In Microcoleus sp. FACHB-831, the following proteins share a genomic window:
- a CDS encoding ATP-binding protein, whose protein sequence is MPTKVSIQPKRKFNKKFHLWTALIIPFIVEIGAAVGLVGYLSFRNGQKAINDLANQLLTEVNSRIEGQVDNYLENPKRVLEMDVRAIKAGNLSIQVKDFDTTGKIFWNQVQTYKLSYISYATPDGNYIGAGYEKEIATIAKVIKPNINDYIVYSPDEFGNNPTKKVLLEKGAAVGLLKEVWFIDTIAAGKTIWNSIYSWTVAPEHLGIGINTPLYDKAKKIQGVISIEFSLDQLNEFMRKLKIGQTGKAFIMERSGKLVATSSTKPSYRIIKGKAEQLPAMESPDPLIQSAADFLVNKFSNLNNIRDNQQLTFTQQGKKNFLLLDSYKDEFGLDWLIVIVVPEADFMTQIYANTQRTILLCILALLLTIIIGILTARWITRPVLQVSQASAEIAAGNLEQHIAPSNIIEIEKLANSFNSMARQLQESFTTLEKQNEELKHLDQLKNEFLANTSHELRTPLNGIIGIAESLIDGATGELTQNTRANLTLIAVSGRRLANLVNDILDFSKLRHKNLELQLKPVDLRAVTDVVLALSQPLAAPKNLQLLDNISTELPLAEADEDRLQQILHNLVGNAIKFTPSGRIEISAELVAEEEVSAIADQSQIQNPQFKISITVSDTGIGIPQDKFDSIFESFEQAEGSTAREYGGTGLGLAVTKQLVELHGGKISVKSKVGEGSQFTFTLPIFQGVVEPTQQVATIKDSITLELAIPTTSPNFQLTNINEKQFKVLIVDDEQVNRQVLVNNLSLYNYALTEASNGQEALTVMENGFIPDLILLDLMMPRMTGYEVCKKIRDRFPAYELPIVMLTAKNQVSDIVEGFESGANDYLCKPIQKQEMLARIKTHLYLAKLTLSYGRFVPRNFLRFLDKESIIDVQLGDQVQKEMTILFSDIRSFTTLSEAMTPQENFNFINSYLSQVSPVIRQHNGFIDKYIGDAIMALFPDSADDSVQAAIAMQKQVTIYNQHRQQKGEVPISIGIGLHTGNLMLGTVGESERMDTTVIADAVNLASRLEGLTKLYGAGILISDRTLSRLENLDKYTYRFLDRVRVKGKNQPISIYEVYDEELDLSNQLKTQMQPKFEEAALAYSNQKFAIAQEIFQEIIDKNPQDRAALVYIKRCQQHQQYGVAPEWEGVTDFDSK, encoded by the coding sequence ATGCCTACCAAAGTATCTATCCAGCCTAAACGCAAATTTAATAAAAAATTTCATCTGTGGACCGCGTTAATTATTCCTTTTATTGTAGAAATTGGAGCTGCTGTCGGTTTAGTCGGTTATCTATCCTTCCGCAACGGGCAAAAAGCCATCAACGACCTTGCCAATCAGCTATTAACCGAAGTCAATTCGCGAATTGAAGGACAAGTTGATAATTACCTAGAAAATCCCAAACGAGTGCTAGAAATGGACGTGCGTGCCATAAAAGCAGGAAACCTCAGCATTCAAGTCAAAGATTTTGATACCACAGGAAAAATTTTCTGGAATCAAGTTCAAACCTACAAACTATCCTATATCAGCTACGCAACTCCAGACGGAAATTACATTGGTGCAGGTTATGAAAAAGAAATAGCAACAATTGCCAAAGTCATTAAACCAAATATTAATGATTACATCGTCTATAGCCCCGATGAATTCGGTAATAACCCCACAAAAAAAGTGTTACTAGAAAAAGGAGCCGCAGTCGGACTTCTTAAAGAAGTTTGGTTTATAGATACCATTGCCGCCGGAAAAACAATTTGGAATTCTATCTACAGCTGGACTGTAGCACCAGAGCATCTGGGAATTGGTATCAACACACCCTTGTACGACAAGGCAAAAAAAATTCAAGGAGTTATTAGCATTGAGTTCAGCCTCGATCAGTTGAATGAATTTATGCGAAAGCTGAAAATTGGTCAAACCGGAAAAGCTTTCATCATGGAACGTTCCGGCAAATTAGTTGCTACCTCCAGCACCAAACCTTCTTATCGAATTATCAAAGGCAAAGCCGAGCAATTACCAGCGATGGAAAGTCCCGATCCGCTCATCCAATCTGCCGCTGACTTTCTCGTTAATAAATTTAGCAATTTAAACAATATTCGTGATAACCAACAACTAACTTTTACACAACAAGGGAAGAAAAATTTTCTATTGCTCGATTCCTATAAAGATGAATTTGGCCTAGACTGGCTGATAGTCATCGTAGTTCCCGAAGCGGATTTTATGACACAAATTTATGCCAATACGCAACGCACCATCTTGTTATGCATTTTAGCATTGCTGTTGACAATTATCATTGGTATTCTCACCGCTCGCTGGATTACCCGCCCCGTTCTACAAGTTTCTCAAGCATCCGCAGAAATTGCCGCAGGTAATTTAGAACAGCATATTGCACCTAGTAATATCATCGAAATTGAAAAATTGGCAAACTCATTCAACAGCATGGCAAGACAACTGCAAGAATCTTTTACCACGCTAGAGAAGCAAAATGAAGAATTAAAACATCTTGACCAACTCAAAAATGAATTTCTTGCTAATACCTCCCACGAACTCCGCACCCCGCTTAACGGCATTATCGGTATCGCTGAATCGCTTATAGATGGCGCAACTGGAGAACTAACCCAAAATACTAGAGCTAACCTAACATTAATTGCTGTCAGCGGTCGCCGTCTGGCCAACTTAGTTAACGATATTCTAGACTTCTCTAAACTGAGGCACAAAAATTTAGAATTGCAACTCAAACCCGTAGATTTGCGAGCAGTCACCGATGTAGTTTTAGCTCTCAGCCAACCTTTAGCTGCTCCCAAAAATTTGCAACTGCTCGACAATATTTCTACGGAACTTCCCCTCGCAGAAGCAGACGAAGATAGATTGCAGCAAATTTTGCATAACCTTGTAGGTAATGCTATTAAATTTACCCCTTCTGGAAGGATAGAAATCTCAGCAGAATTGGTCGCTGAGGAAGAGGTATCAGCGATCGCTGACCAATCCCAAATCCAAAATCCACAATTCAAAATTTCCATCACCGTCTCAGACACGGGAATTGGTATCCCACAAGATAAATTTGACAGCATCTTTGAATCCTTTGAACAAGCAGAAGGCTCTACTGCTAGAGAATATGGTGGGACAGGACTAGGACTAGCAGTAACCAAGCAACTTGTTGAATTGCACGGGGGCAAAATTAGCGTTAAATCTAAAGTTGGGGAAGGTTCGCAATTTACTTTTACTTTACCCATATTTCAAGGCGTTGTTGAACCAACTCAACAGGTTGCTACTATTAAAGACAGCATAACTCTAGAGTTAGCAATCCCAACAACAAGCCCCAACTTTCAACTTACAAATATTAACGAAAAACAGTTTAAAGTTTTGATTGTCGATGACGAACAAGTGAATCGTCAGGTACTTGTTAACAATCTCTCGCTGTACAATTACGCTCTTACTGAAGCGAGTAACGGACAAGAAGCCTTAACAGTAATGGAAAATGGTTTTATTCCCGATTTGATCTTACTCGACCTGATGATGCCGCGCATGACGGGTTATGAAGTTTGCAAAAAAATACGCGATCGCTTTCCAGCATACGAACTTCCTATTGTTATGCTTACGGCAAAAAATCAAGTTTCAGACATAGTAGAAGGCTTTGAGTCAGGAGCTAATGATTATTTATGCAAGCCAATTCAAAAACAAGAAATGCTTGCCCGAATTAAAACTCATCTTTATCTCGCAAAGCTAACTTTATCCTACGGGAGATTTGTCCCGCGCAATTTCCTGCGTTTCTTAGATAAAGAAAGCATTATTGATGTTCAATTAGGCGACCAAGTACAGAAAGAAATGACAATATTGTTTTCTGACATCCGTTCGTTTACAACTTTGTCAGAAGCAATGACACCCCAAGAGAATTTTAATTTTATCAATTCTTATCTTAGCCAAGTCAGCCCAGTCATTCGCCAGCATAATGGCTTTATTGATAAATATATTGGCGATGCGATCATGGCTTTATTTCCTGACTCAGCCGATGATTCCGTACAAGCAGCGATCGCGATGCAAAAACAAGTAACTATCTACAATCAACATCGGCAACAAAAAGGCGAAGTTCCTATCTCTATAGGGATTGGTTTACATACAGGCAATTTAATGTTAGGAACGGTTGGCGAATCAGAACGTATGGATACAACAGTAATTGCTGATGCTGTTAACTTAGCCTCGCGTTTGGAAGGATTAACGAAACTGTATGGAGCGGGAATTTTAATCAGCGATCGCACTCTATCTCGCCTGGAAAACTTAGATAAATATACCTATAGATTTCTCGATCGCGTTAGAGTGAAAGGCAA